The genome window AGTAACCCCTGTAGCCCGTATAGCCAATCTTAACAGGGACGATCTTATAAGAGTCCTCCTGGAAAGGGAAAGGCTTGGAAGCACCGGTATCGGGGGAGGAATAGGTATACCACATGGTAAAATGAAAGGCCTTGACAATCTGGTGGTCGGTTTTGGTTTAAGTAAAAAAGGTATTGACTTTGAATCTATTGACGGCAGACTTTCCTATATATTTTTTCTCCTGATAACACCTGAAGATTCAACCGGATTACATTTGAAAGCGCTGGCAAGAAT of Desulfosarcina sp. BuS5 contains these proteins:
- a CDS encoding PTS sugar transporter subunit IIA, whose amino-acid sequence is MKILDVLKKKAILADLKAKDKKGVLEELVTPVARIANLNRDDLIRVLLERERLGSTGIGGGIGIPHGKMKGLDNLVVGFGLSKKGIDFESIDGRLSYIFFLLITPEDSTGLHLKALARISRILKNDLFKENLLKASNRDEIYKIIKEEDEEF